The following proteins are encoded in a genomic region of Actinomadura sp. NAK00032:
- a CDS encoding alpha/beta hydrolase: MEVRAGIEYADRVGYRPLLLDLYLPAAGPAPVILFLHGGGWRRGSRRDFGHAFAGWRPSPFERLARAGFAVAAADYRLSGEARHPAQLEDVRSAVGWLRCNGGEYGFDGSTVVAWGESAGAHLAALAALTGPGIAAVVGWSGVYDLAAMPDGGAPGSRESLLLGAPVRDAPSLAAEASPLAHVHGGAPPFQLWHGTADRTVPCAQSERMAESLRAAGARAEYRPVDGADHVWRNVRDVTAVFEESLDFARRARRVSAPRAGVTATPAPCPGGR; the protein is encoded by the coding sequence ATGGAGGTCCGCGCGGGCATCGAGTACGCCGACCGGGTGGGCTACCGGCCGCTGCTGCTGGACCTGTACCTCCCGGCGGCGGGCCCGGCCCCGGTGATCCTGTTCCTGCACGGCGGCGGCTGGCGGCGCGGGTCCCGCCGCGACTTCGGGCACGCGTTCGCCGGCTGGCGGCCGTCCCCGTTCGAGCGCCTCGCCCGCGCCGGGTTCGCGGTGGCGGCCGCGGACTACCGGCTGTCGGGCGAGGCGCGCCACCCCGCGCAACTGGAGGACGTCCGCTCCGCCGTCGGCTGGCTGCGCTGCAACGGCGGCGAGTACGGCTTCGACGGCTCGACGGTCGTGGCGTGGGGCGAGTCGGCGGGCGCGCATCTCGCGGCGCTCGCCGCGCTCACCGGCCCCGGCATCGCCGCCGTGGTGGGCTGGTCCGGGGTGTACGACCTGGCCGCGATGCCGGACGGCGGCGCCCCCGGCTCGCGCGAGTCGCTGCTGCTCGGCGCCCCGGTGCGGGACGCGCCGTCGCTCGCGGCGGAGGCCAGCCCGCTCGCGCACGTCCACGGCGGCGCCCCGCCGTTCCAGCTCTGGCACGGCACCGCCGACCGGACGGTGCCGTGCGCGCAGAGCGAGCGGATGGCCGAATCCCTCCGCGCGGCGGGCGCGCGGGCCGAGTACCGGCCGGTGGACGGCGCCGACCACGTCTGGAGGAACGTCCGGGACGTGACGGCGGTCTTCGAGGAGTCCCTCGACTTCGCCCGCCGCGCCCGGCGGGTCAGTGCGCCCCGAGCTGGCGTGACGGCGACTCCGGCTCCCTGTCCCGGTGGACGGTGA
- a CDS encoding fumarylacetoacetate hydrolase family protein, with product MRLANLAGRAAVVVGDVAIDVAGAADGRFSADPQEAFADWDAFRSWAASLDPALGEPFDRADLGPPVPRPRQVFAIGVNYAAHASEAGYPPDTAPVTFTKFPSCLAGPVCEVALPSDTVDWEVEMVLAVSREAAAVRREDAWDHVAGIMLGQDLSERTSQLAGAKPQFSLAKSYPNFGPTGPWLVTPDEFADPSDLAISCSLSGETVQEARTSSMIYDVPELLVRLSRVCRLFPGDLVFTGTPAGVGNARSPKRFIRPGEVLVSELEGVGALTQRFVAGGT from the coding sequence GTGAGGCTGGCGAACCTGGCCGGGCGCGCCGCGGTCGTCGTCGGCGACGTCGCGATCGACGTCGCCGGCGCCGCGGACGGCCGGTTCTCCGCCGACCCGCAGGAGGCGTTCGCCGACTGGGACGCCTTCCGCTCCTGGGCGGCGTCGCTCGACCCGGCGCTGGGCGAGCCGTTCGACCGGGCGGACCTCGGCCCGCCGGTGCCCCGCCCGCGCCAGGTCTTCGCGATCGGCGTCAACTACGCGGCGCACGCGAGCGAGGCCGGGTACCCGCCCGACACCGCGCCCGTGACGTTCACGAAGTTCCCGAGCTGCCTCGCCGGGCCGGTCTGCGAGGTCGCGCTGCCGTCCGACACGGTGGACTGGGAGGTCGAGATGGTGCTGGCGGTCTCCCGGGAGGCCGCCGCCGTCCGCCGCGAGGACGCCTGGGACCACGTCGCCGGGATCATGCTCGGCCAGGACCTGTCCGAGCGGACGTCGCAGCTCGCCGGGGCGAAGCCGCAGTTCAGCCTGGCCAAGTCGTACCCGAACTTCGGCCCGACCGGCCCGTGGCTCGTCACCCCGGACGAGTTCGCCGACCCGTCCGACCTGGCGATCTCGTGCAGCCTGTCCGGGGAGACGGTGCAGGAGGCGCGCACGTCCTCGATGATCTACGACGTGCCGGAGCTGCTCGTCCGGCTGTCGCGGGTCTGCCGGCTGTTCCCCGGCGACCTGGTCTTCACCGGGACGCCCGCCGGGGTCGGCAACGCCCGCTCGCCGAAACGCTTCATCCGTCCGGGCGAGGTGCTGGTGAGCGAGCTGGAGGGCGTGGGCGCCCTCACCCAGCGGTTCGTCGCGGGCGGGACGTGA